One part of the bacterium genome encodes these proteins:
- a CDS encoding alpha/beta hydrolase translates to MKPLKNIGMRVALVAIFAAGLQVMTEREGGAVIFEDQASCEAFNVPVSLPGVAENATIYGELCRPQGAAPDTVQLLVHSTWYNHREWDPPQKKYSHVRAANNAGFATFNIDRLGTGRSSHPPSHLVTPELVVDALHQVILALRAGELGGHAFSKVVWIGSSFGSEYGWINAFKYPGDIDAFVLNGLLHFTKATFADFAIGTASLSVCQDPVFKFIEEDCGYITNKLGMKGPLYYYEPEAAPGMLEGIDDIFLRDMVSANLLAGSLPYVGIVGPQLPTVPFVVDPETSPSRAIQVPTLIVLGDRDQIVCGPPDGLECTRDNIFALEAPYFGVTPDVYIAPNTGHAVTLHKSGPQTYKVINDWIAANL, encoded by the coding sequence ATGAAACCACTCAAAAACATCGGAATGCGGGTGGCCCTCGTCGCAATCTTCGCGGCCGGCCTTCAAGTCATGACCGAGCGAGAAGGGGGTGCCGTCATTTTCGAAGATCAGGCAAGCTGCGAGGCCTTCAACGTCCCGGTGAGCCTGCCCGGCGTCGCCGAAAACGCCACGATCTACGGCGAGCTTTGCCGGCCCCAGGGCGCGGCTCCCGACACCGTCCAATTGTTGGTTCACAGCACTTGGTACAATCACCGCGAATGGGATCCGCCCCAAAAAAAATATTCCCACGTTCGAGCCGCCAATAACGCCGGCTTCGCCACCTTCAACATCGACCGGCTCGGCACCGGCCGCAGCAGTCATCCACCCAGCCATCTGGTGACGCCGGAGCTGGTCGTCGACGCTCTCCACCAAGTCATTCTGGCCTTGCGGGCCGGCGAGCTCGGCGGCCACGCCTTTTCCAAGGTGGTGTGGATCGGCAGCTCCTTCGGATCGGAATACGGTTGGATCAACGCCTTCAAATATCCGGGGGACATCGACGCCTTCGTCCTCAACGGGCTGTTGCACTTCACCAAGGCCACCTTCGCCGATTTCGCGATCGGAACGGCTTCGCTCTCGGTTTGCCAGGACCCGGTCTTCAAATTCATCGAGGAAGACTGCGGCTACATCACGAACAAATTGGGGATGAAGGGGCCGCTCTACTACTACGAACCGGAAGCGGCGCCGGGAATGCTGGAGGGCATCGACGACATCTTCTTGCGCGACATGGTCTCGGCCAACTTGCTGGCCGGGAGCCTGCCCTACGTCGGCATCGTCGGTCCCCAGCTCCCGACGGTCCCTTTCGTCGTCGATCCCGAGACCAGCCCCTCCCGGGCCATCCAAGTGCCGACGCTCATTGTGCTCGGCGACCGCGATCAGATCGTTTGCGGCCCGCCCGACGGCCTTGAGTGCACCCGCGACAACATCTTCGCGCTCGAAGCCCCTTATTTCGGAGTCACTCCCGACGTCTACATCGCGCCGAACACCGGCCATGCGGTGACCCTGCACAAGAGCGGTCCTCAAACCTACAAGGTCATCAACGATTGGATCGCAGCTAACTTATAG
- a CDS encoding LuxR C-terminal-related transcriptional regulator: protein MLNPTQKCGLVGDILRRSCESLSLEDLGGRVLPLIDRLFDASTSLLYRFNERREMIGVGGGLVEAHLYYAEHYMSHDPMQPVQRRQEPWVLHGPRCPEWREWLDHPVHSEFATHHGVDNYLSLRLNDKEMHVPGQVGIILARTRRQPDFSEREKALWTDIRPALEALTRRSESLDERARAQPYLESMVDLSAHPRIVLDARGGLVWISERAAALLGEHRSVPDPLAKAARSLAALTAKNSEFALPLTAVAVPRRQPPPLRADLRLVRSRGGAYFIVAELDEPGIPPLLQETARRHHLTKAETQVLALIALGLSDREIGRRLFVTKATVNSHVTRILSKLGLSSRLQAALLAHGIRPEGGADRE from the coding sequence TTGCTGAATCCTACTCAAAAATGCGGTTTGGTCGGCGACATCCTTCGCCGCTCTTGCGAGTCCCTCAGCTTGGAGGATCTCGGCGGCCGGGTCTTGCCGCTCATCGACCGGCTCTTCGATGCCAGCACCTCGCTGCTCTATCGCTTCAACGAGAGACGCGAGATGATCGGAGTCGGCGGCGGCTTGGTCGAAGCCCATCTTTATTACGCCGAGCATTACATGTCCCACGATCCGATGCAGCCGGTGCAAAGGCGCCAGGAGCCTTGGGTCCTGCACGGCCCGCGCTGCCCGGAGTGGCGGGAATGGCTGGATCACCCGGTCCATTCCGAGTTCGCGACTCATCATGGCGTCGACAATTATTTATCGCTGCGGCTCAACGATAAGGAAATGCACGTCCCCGGCCAAGTCGGAATCATCCTGGCTCGGACCCGCCGCCAACCCGACTTCAGCGAGCGGGAAAAAGCCCTTTGGACCGACATCCGGCCGGCGCTCGAAGCCCTGACCCGGCGAAGTGAAAGCTTGGACGAGCGGGCTCGGGCTCAACCCTACCTCGAATCGATGGTCGATCTCAGCGCCCATCCCCGGATCGTGCTCGATGCCCGCGGCGGCTTGGTTTGGATTTCGGAGCGGGCCGCGGCCCTGCTCGGCGAGCACCGCTCGGTCCCCGACCCGCTGGCCAAGGCAGCTCGCAGTTTGGCGGCGCTCACCGCCAAAAATTCGGAATTCGCTCTTCCCTTGACCGCGGTCGCCGTCCCCCGCCGCCAGCCGCCGCCGCTCCGGGCCGACTTGCGGCTTGTCCGAAGCCGCGGCGGAGCTTACTTCATCGTCGCCGAGCTCGACGAGCCCGGCATCCCGCCCTTGCTCCAAGAAACGGCCCGGCGCCACCACCTGACCAAGGCCGAGACTCAAGTCCTGGCATTGATCGCGCTGGGTTTGAGCGATCGCGAGATCGGCCGGCGGCTCTTCGTCACCAAGGCCACGGTCAATTCCCACGTGACCCGGATTCTCTCCAAGCTCGGCCTGAGCTCGCGGCTTCAAGCCGCCTTGCTGGCCCACGGGATCCGGCCCGAAGGCGGAGCCGACCGGGAATGA
- a CDS encoding type II toxin-antitoxin system VapC family toxin produces the protein MSTFVLDCSVTMGWCFRSQANGYTDEVLDAMGDSKAVVPSIWSYEVANALLTAERKGTQTRAESIHFLNLLNDLPISVVPENLKEWKDLLLWMGKTYGLSGYDTAYLYLAMDQGLPLASRDRKMMAAAKSAGVAIYQP, from the coding sequence GTGAGCACTTTTGTCTTGGATTGCTCGGTTACGATGGGCTGGTGCTTTCGTTCCCAAGCGAATGGCTATACCGATGAAGTTCTCGATGCGATGGGTGATTCCAAAGCTGTCGTGCCCAGCATCTGGAGCTACGAGGTTGCCAATGCTCTGTTGACTGCCGAGCGCAAAGGGACACAAACCCGCGCCGAGTCTATCCACTTCTTGAATTTACTAAATGACCTCCCAATATCGGTCGTTCCGGAAAATCTGAAAGAGTGGAAAGATTTGCTCCTTTGGATGGGGAAGACCTACGGACTTTCGGGCTACGACACCGCTTACCTTTATTTAGCAATGGATCAGGGGCTTCCGCTCGCCTCACGAGACCGAAAAATGATGGCGGCTGCCAAGTCCGCCGGCGTGGCAATCTACCAACCTTAA
- a CDS encoding type II toxin-antitoxin system prevent-host-death family antitoxin, with translation MEEIGVYEAKTHLPALLERVAKGEKITITKHGKPIALLVPTLTEKKRSIEEVIAELKKFRKSQPRISQKEIRALIDEGRR, from the coding sequence ATGGAAGAGATAGGTGTTTACGAGGCCAAAACCCATTTGCCAGCACTTTTGGAGAGGGTTGCGAAGGGCGAAAAAATTACAATTACCAAACATGGGAAACCCATTGCCTTATTGGTCCCCACCCTAACGGAGAAAAAAAGGTCAATTGAAGAAGTCATTGCTGAGTTGAAAAAATTTCGCAAAAGTCAGCCGAGAATTTCGCAAAAAGAAATTCGAGCCTTGATCGACGAAGGTCGGCGGTGA
- a CDS encoding LuxR C-terminal-related transcriptional regulator, with protein sequence MLTQGEQEKLNSEILRASYEALTLEDMGSQILPLIDRLLDTSTSLLFRCNDQGKLLPIAGSLIEGHYIYAKEYLAVDPMQRALRRLNPWILHAASVPEWAEWHRKHPAHTECSTHYGFDNFLHLRLNDSGMHGPGMVGMVLARTDRQPDFSERERMILGGMLPALEALVRRSSRLDERLRSQPFLESMLDFSPQPSLALDSSGALLWASDRAGALLSLGAGKKALPEALSQAARRLADLAAKGRAPNGVGSSISIPRSGSAAIPAELRLVRSRGGGYFVVADLEDPEISPHLADLAARHRLTAAETQVLKLLALGLTDREIGRRLFVASTTVHSHVTHLLAKLGLNSRFQAALLANGLKPFRSDDEE encoded by the coding sequence GTGCTGACTCAGGGGGAACAGGAAAAGCTGAACAGCGAGATCCTTCGGGCTTCCTACGAGGCCTTGACCTTGGAGGACATGGGCTCGCAAATCTTGCCGCTGATCGATCGGCTTCTCGACACCAGCACTTCACTTTTATTTCGTTGCAACGATCAGGGCAAGCTGCTCCCGATCGCCGGTTCCTTGATCGAAGGCCACTATATCTATGCCAAGGAATATCTGGCGGTCGACCCGATGCAGCGGGCCCTGCGCCGCTTGAATCCCTGGATCCTCCACGCCGCCAGCGTTCCCGAATGGGCCGAATGGCACCGGAAGCATCCGGCTCACACCGAATGCTCGACCCACTACGGCTTCGACAATTTCCTCCACCTTCGGCTCAACGACAGCGGGATGCATGGGCCCGGCATGGTCGGAATGGTCTTGGCCCGGACCGACCGCCAACCCGATTTCAGCGAGCGCGAGCGAATGATCTTGGGTGGAATGTTGCCGGCGCTGGAAGCCTTGGTCCGCCGCAGCTCGCGCTTGGATGAAAGGCTCCGCTCTCAGCCCTTCCTCGAATCGATGCTCGATTTCAGCCCCCAACCGTCCCTCGCCCTCGACTCGAGCGGCGCCCTGCTCTGGGCCTCGGATCGGGCCGGGGCCTTGCTCAGCCTGGGCGCCGGAAAGAAAGCCTTGCCCGAGGCGCTGAGCCAGGCCGCCCGGCGCTTGGCCGATTTGGCCGCGAAGGGCCGCGCCCCGAACGGCGTCGGCTCCTCGATCTCGATTCCGCGCTCCGGCTCGGCGGCGATCCCCGCCGAATTGCGCTTGGTCCGCTCCCGCGGCGGCGGTTACTTCGTGGTGGCCGACTTGGAAGATCCCGAAATCTCCCCCCATTTGGCCGATCTTGCCGCCCGTCACCGTTTGACCGCGGCCGAGACCCAAGTGCTCAAGCTGCTGGCTCTGGGCCTCACCGATCGGGAGATCGGCCGCCGGCTTTTCGTGGCCAGCACCACCGTCCATTCCCACGTGACTCACCTGCTGGCCAAGCTCGGCCTGAATTCGCGCTTCCAAGCCGCCCTGCTGGCCAATGGCCTGAAGCCCTTCCGCTCCGACGACGAGGAATAA